CCAGCTAGATGCGCCGTTTGAAACCTTCCAGACAGCACTCAACCAGCAGGGCATCAAATCGGTGCCGCTGTTGTACGGTTTTGCCTCGGCCTGGGCCGGGAAAATTCAGGTTGATTCCGGCAACTGGAACGCCATTGCCGATATCCCGAAAGTGCAGGCGATCCTCGAACGCATCGTCGCACTGGACGATCATTATGAAGACGGCGGCGCGTATTTGTATCTCGGCGTGCTGAATTCGATTCGCCCGGCCTCGCTCGGCGGCAAGCCCGAAGACGGCAAGAAATATTTCGAGAAAGCGCTTGAGCTTTCTGGCGGAAAGAACCAGATGGTGCGTGTACTTTATGCCGAACATTACGCGCGTCTGGTGTTCGACAAGGATCTGCACGACAAGCTGTTGAACGACGCAATCAGTGCTGACCCGTACGCGCCACATCTGACTTTGGTCAACGTGCTTGCCCAGCGCCGCGCTAAGCAGTTGCTCGAATCGGGCAAAGATTATTTTTAGCGTTTGCGCCGCAGCTGCGGGTCGAGTTGCTTCCAGAAATTCCTATCGAATACGCAAGGTGATGTGATGAAAAAATTACTGATGACATTCGCGCTGAGCCTCGCTGCAATCGCAGCGCAGGCCACCACGATCAAGATCGCCACGGTCGCGCCGGAAGGCACCGCATGGATGCGCGAAATGCGCGCGGGCGCTGATGCCGTGAAAAAACAAACCGACGGTCGCGTAGAGGTCAAATATTATCCCGGCGGCGTGATGGGGGATGACGCCACGGTGGTGCGCAAGATCAAGATAGGGCAATTGCAGGGCGGCGCATTTACCGGCAGCCAGCTCAGCCTGATCGACGGCAATGCGGCCATTCTCGGCCTGCCGTTTCTATTCCGTAACCAGCAGGAAGTGGATGCCGTCAGGGCCAAGATGGATCCGCTGCTAAAAGCCAGCGTCGAGAAGAGCGGCTTCGTTGCGCTCGGTATCAGCGGCGGCGGTTTTGCGTATTTGATGAGCACGCGCGATATCAAGACCAAGGAGGATCTCAAAGCCGCCAAGGTCTGGGTGCCGCAGGGCGATCACATCGCAGAAGTGGCGTTCAAGGCAGCCGGCGTCGCGCCGATTTCCCTGCCGCTCGCCGATGTCTATACCAGCCTGCAAACCGGCCTGATCGATACCGTGGGCAACACGCCGGCGGGTGCGATTGCGTTCCAGTGGCATACCAAGCTCAAGCACGTCGTCGACTTGCCGTTGTCGTATATCGTTGGTGCCTTGGTGGTCGACAAAAAAGTATTCGATACGATTTCTGGGGAGGATCAAAAAATCCTGCGCGATGAATTTACCGCCGCGTTTTCGCGCATCGACAGCGTCGGTCGCAAGGATAACGACGACGCGTTGGCAGCATTGAAAAAGCAGGGCGTGGACATCTATACGCCCAGCGCGGAAGAACAGAAATCGTGGCAGTTGATCGGCGACATCGCGAACAAACAACTCGTATCCGAAAATGCATTCGCGCCCGAATTGCTCGCAGCATTGCACAAGGCACTCGATGAGGCGCGCGGAGCCGGTAAGTGAAATCCGCCGCCGCGCGCGCCTTGTCCTGGCTGCATGGCTTCGAGAACGCGCTGATCACCGCACTGGTGTTGCTACTGGTGCTGCTGGCCGGCGCACAAATCGTTTTGCGCAATGCGTTCGGCACCAGCATCAGCTGGGCCGATCCGCTACTGCGTGCGCTGGTATTGTGGACTGCGTTGCTCGGCGCGTTGGCTGCGGTGCGCGAGGACAAACACATCAGCCTCGATGTACTTTCGCGCCTGCTCTCGGGCACTGCGTTGCGCCTCTCGCGTGTGCTCACGTTTGGATTCGCAGCGGTGATCTGCGCGCTGGCGGCGTATTACAGCGGCAGTCTTGTGATGATCGAATTCGCTAGCGGCGGCATTGCATTTGCAGGCGTGCCTAACTGGGTGCTGGAAATCATCATGCCGATCGCATTTGCATTGATGGCGTTGCGTTTTGCGCTGCGTGCATTTGCGCTGCCTGACCCGGAGCACGCCATGATCGGCGTGCCGGACGATTTGCGCGAGGGCCGGGC
The sequence above is drawn from the Pseudolysobacter antarcticus genome and encodes:
- a CDS encoding TRAP transporter TatT component family protein, which gives rise to MRMPRFSRVVLVGALVLLLSDCASVMSRATSQVANNLSNEILDQDDPGTVKDGVPAYLLLIGSLIAGDPDNADLLLAGAKLYGAYAGGFVEDPERGKRLAARAYGYTRRAVCLREKTFCVQLDAPFETFQTALNQQGIKSVPLLYGFASAWAGKIQVDSGNWNAIADIPKVQAILERIVALDDHYEDGGAYLYLGVLNSIRPASLGGKPEDGKKYFEKALELSGGKNQMVRVLYAEHYARLVFDKDLHDKLLNDAISADPYAPHLTLVNVLAQRRAKQLLESGKDYF
- the dctP gene encoding TRAP transporter substrate-binding protein DctP, producing the protein MKKLLMTFALSLAAIAAQATTIKIATVAPEGTAWMREMRAGADAVKKQTDGRVEVKYYPGGVMGDDATVVRKIKIGQLQGGAFTGSQLSLIDGNAAILGLPFLFRNQQEVDAVRAKMDPLLKASVEKSGFVALGISGGGFAYLMSTRDIKTKEDLKAAKVWVPQGDHIAEVAFKAAGVAPISLPLADVYTSLQTGLIDTVGNTPAGAIAFQWHTKLKHVVDLPLSYIVGALVVDKKVFDTISGEDQKILRDEFTAAFSRIDSVGRKDNDDALAALKKQGVDIYTPSAEEQKSWQLIGDIANKQLVSENAFAPELLAALHKALDEARGAGK
- a CDS encoding TRAP transporter small permease is translated as MKSAAARALSWLHGFENALITALVLLLVLLAGAQIVLRNAFGTSISWADPLLRALVLWTALLGALAAVREDKHISLDVLSRLLSGTALRLSRVLTFGFAAVICALAAYYSGSLVMIEFASGGIAFAGVPNWVLEIIMPIAFALMALRFALRAFALPDPEHAMIGVPDDLREGRA